One Peribacillus simplex NBRC 15720 = DSM 1321 genomic region harbors:
- the tsaD gene encoding tRNA (adenosine(37)-N6)-threonylcarbamoyltransferase complex transferase subunit TsaD, whose protein sequence is MKKDQFILGIETSCDETAAAVIKNGTEILSNVVASQIESHKRFGGVVPEIASRHHVEQITIVLEEALLQAGVTYEDLDAIAVTEGPGLVGALLIGVNAAKAVAFAHGIPIVGTHHIAGHIYANRLIQEIEYPALSLVVSGGHTELVLLEEPGSFKVIGETRDDAAGEAYDKVARTLGLPYPGGPHIDRLAQEGSPSLKLPRAWLDGSYDFSFSGLKSAVINTLHNAEQRGEKIEPKDLAASFQASVIEVLVMKAVKAAKEYNVKQVLLAGGVAANKGLREALTEAFNDLPMDISIPPLYLCTDNAAMIGAAGSVMFEKGKRSGLDLNGNPGLDIEAF, encoded by the coding sequence ATGAAAAAAGATCAATTTATATTAGGAATTGAAACGAGCTGCGATGAAACTGCGGCAGCTGTCATAAAAAATGGAACGGAGATACTGAGTAATGTCGTGGCTTCACAAATCGAAAGCCATAAACGTTTTGGCGGTGTCGTCCCAGAAATAGCATCCCGTCATCATGTAGAACAAATTACGATTGTTCTTGAAGAAGCACTGCTACAAGCCGGTGTTACATATGAAGACTTGGATGCCATTGCCGTTACAGAAGGTCCCGGACTTGTAGGGGCACTATTAATAGGTGTGAATGCGGCGAAGGCTGTAGCTTTCGCACATGGAATCCCGATTGTCGGTACGCATCATATCGCGGGTCATATCTATGCAAATCGACTTATTCAGGAGATCGAATATCCTGCGCTTTCTTTGGTCGTTTCGGGAGGTCATACGGAATTGGTGCTTTTAGAAGAACCGGGTTCGTTCAAGGTGATAGGGGAGACGCGGGATGATGCAGCAGGAGAGGCGTATGATAAAGTGGCTCGAACCTTGGGGCTCCCTTATCCTGGTGGGCCTCATATCGATAGGCTTGCACAAGAAGGCTCACCATCTTTGAAACTGCCTCGGGCATGGTTGGATGGCAGCTATGACTTTTCTTTCAGCGGGTTGAAATCAGCTGTGATCAACACTTTGCATAATGCAGAACAGCGCGGGGAAAAAATTGAACCTAAAGATTTAGCTGCAAGTTTCCAAGCAAGCGTCATAGAAGTGCTTGTAATGAAAGCTGTAAAGGCTGCAAAGGAATATAATGTGAAGCAGGTATTGCTTGCTGGAGGAGTTGCGGCAAATAAAGGCCTTAGGGAAGCATTAACGGAAGCTTTTAATGATTTACCTATGGATATATCCATTCCGCCCCTCTATCTTTGTACGGACAATGCCGCCATGATCGGTGCTGCTGGCAGTGTCATGTTTGAAAAGGGAAAACGATCTGGTTTGGACTTGAACGGAAATCCTGGATTGGATATAGAAGCATTTTAA
- the rimI gene encoding ribosomal protein S18-alanine N-acetyltransferase: protein MSKTLTFRKMNTEDIDQVLNVEKQSFTLPWSREAFFNELNHNQYAVYMVIEDEGNIAGYCGAWIVIDESHITNIAILPEYRGQKLGEALLRKMIEISISMGVVRMTLEVRVSNAVAISLYEKLGFQKGGIRKNYYTDNQEDAYVMWVNFS from the coding sequence ATGAGTAAAACATTGACGTTCCGAAAGATGAATACGGAAGATATCGACCAAGTGCTTAATGTGGAAAAGCAGTCCTTTACTTTACCTTGGAGCCGGGAAGCCTTTTTTAATGAATTGAATCATAATCAATATGCTGTATACATGGTGATAGAGGATGAAGGGAACATTGCCGGTTATTGCGGTGCATGGATCGTCATTGATGAATCGCACATTACCAATATAGCGATATTACCTGAATACCGAGGGCAAAAGCTTGGAGAAGCTTTGCTCAGGAAGATGATTGAAATCTCCATTTCGATGGGTGTGGTGAGGATGACGCTTGAGGTCCGTGTCAGTAATGCAGTAGCCATTTCGCTTTATGAAAAACTAGGTTTCCAAAAGGGTGGAATCCGAAAAAATTATTATACAGACAATCAAGAAGATGCTTATGTTATGTGGGTGAATTTTTCATGA
- the moaC gene encoding cyclic pyranopterin monophosphate synthase MoaC, which yields MGNLTHFNEQGRAKMVDVSAKPETTRTAVAQSSILLNDEIYELVTNQKMKKGDVLAVAQVAGIMASKNTSNIIPMCHPIALQGVNIAFDWEKEEQGYRLRIETEAKTKGSTGVEMEALTAASVTALTVYDMCKALDKGMVIGPTFLVEKTGGVSSNDYKRQVKQTDRD from the coding sequence ATGGGAAACTTAACGCATTTTAATGAACAGGGCAGGGCCAAAATGGTCGATGTGAGTGCTAAGCCTGAAACAACCCGGACGGCAGTAGCTCAATCGAGCATTTTATTGAATGATGAAATATATGAATTGGTCACGAACCAGAAAATGAAAAAAGGTGATGTACTGGCTGTTGCACAAGTTGCAGGAATAATGGCCAGCAAAAATACATCCAATATAATTCCGATGTGCCATCCCATTGCTCTGCAAGGGGTCAATATAGCCTTTGATTGGGAAAAAGAAGAACAAGGATATAGGCTTAGGATTGAAACGGAAGCTAAGACAAAAGGGAGTACAGGTGTTGAAATGGAAGCGTTAACAGCTGCATCCGTGACTGCCTTGACTGTTTATGACATGTGTAAGGCCCTTGATAAGGGAATGGTGATCGGGCCTACATTCTTAGTGGAGAAAACAGGCGGAGTTTCCAGTAACGATTATAAAAGACAAGTAAAACAAACAGATAGAGATTAA
- the cmpA gene encoding cortex morphogenetic protein CmpA, giving the protein MPNWFQNQIRKAFYEKDYYQVKMLNQCWFFYQKKESLRL; this is encoded by the coding sequence ATGCCTAATTGGTTCCAGAATCAAATCCGCAAAGCCTTTTATGAAAAGGATTATTATCAAGTGAAGATGTTGAATCAATGTTGGTTTTTTTATCAAAAAAAAGAAAGTCTCAGGTTATAG
- a CDS encoding redox-sensing transcriptional repressor Rex, which translates to MNHDPKIPQATAKRLPLYYRFLKNLHSSGKQRVSSAELSEAVKVDSATIRRDFSYFGALGKKGYGYNVNYLLSFFRKTLDQDELTKVALIGVGNLGTAFLNYNFMKNNNTKIEMAFEVSEEKVGKRIADVPIYHMDQNDTLLQENNITAAILTVPAQVAQTITDRLVKADIKGILNFTPARLTVPPSIRVHHIDLAVELQSLIYFLKHYPVVEEAAIEE; encoded by the coding sequence ATGAACCATGACCCAAAGATACCGCAGGCGACAGCCAAAAGGTTGCCATTGTATTATCGATTTTTAAAGAACTTACATTCCTCAGGCAAACAAAGAGTTTCTTCGGCAGAGCTAAGCGAAGCTGTAAAAGTGGATTCTGCTACCATTCGCCGTGATTTTTCCTACTTTGGCGCGCTTGGGAAAAAAGGCTACGGCTACAATGTCAATTATTTATTATCCTTCTTTAGAAAAACACTAGATCAAGATGAATTGACCAAAGTCGCTTTAATCGGGGTAGGAAATTTAGGAACCGCTTTTTTAAATTACAATTTCATGAAAAATAATAATACTAAAATTGAAATGGCTTTCGAAGTTTCTGAAGAAAAGGTCGGCAAGCGAATAGCTGATGTGCCCATCTATCATATGGATCAAAACGATACACTATTGCAGGAAAATAATATTACTGCGGCTATATTGACAGTGCCTGCACAGGTAGCCCAGACAATAACCGATCGTTTAGTCAAAGCTGATATAAAAGGAATATTGAATTTTACTCCTGCACGGCTGACCGTGCCTCCATCCATAAGGGTTCACCACATTGACCTGGCGGTAGAGCTTCAGTCGCTCATCTACTTCCTGAAACATTATCCTGTAGTGGAAGAAGCTGCAATAGAGGAATGA
- the tsaE gene encoding tRNA (adenosine(37)-N6)-threonylcarbamoyltransferase complex ATPase subunit type 1 TsaE produces the protein MQHVELISQNEEETAQFAHKLAQKLSSGDVLALEGDLGAGKTAFTKVLAKGLGVTRMVNSPTFTIIKEYMGRLPLYHMDVYRVSESEEDLGFDEYFDGYGVTVVEWAHLIKDHLPEEILTIYIYRLGDTSRRIVLEAKGERYVKLCKEII, from the coding sequence ATGCAACATGTTGAATTGATTTCTCAGAATGAGGAAGAAACAGCGCAATTTGCGCATAAATTGGCACAAAAGCTTTCGAGTGGAGATGTGCTGGCTTTAGAAGGTGACTTGGGTGCAGGGAAGACGGCATTCACAAAAGTGCTGGCTAAAGGATTAGGTGTTACCAGAATGGTGAATAGCCCTACCTTTACTATAATAAAGGAGTACATGGGTCGCTTGCCTTTATATCATATGGATGTCTATAGGGTAAGTGAATCCGAAGAAGATTTAGGCTTTGATGAATATTTTGATGGTTATGGTGTGACTGTCGTTGAATGGGCCCATTTAATAAAGGATCACCTTCCAGAGGAAATCTTGACCATTTATATTTATCGTCTGGGCGATACAAGCAGGCGTATTGTTTTGGAAGCCAAAGGCGAACGATATGTAAAGTTATGTAAGGAGATTATTTGA
- a CDS encoding CPBP family intramembrane glutamic endopeptidase: MKKEYWFVIITYIAMQLSSIVGVPIFMLIGSYTGMPADELEVKSAAYWIVFSFLAALFLILFLMRKDMREKLDTRNQTSVPMSVLWSIAGVFMALFAQSIAGSIEQMLGVESESENTQQLISLIYKVPMVIFVTSVIGPILEELIFRKIIFGSLHKRFNFFISALISSVIFGLAHGEFEHLLLYTAMGFTFAFLYAKTGRILVSMSAHIAMNTLVIILQVVYREDIEKMLDTAQAFIGGLL; this comes from the coding sequence TTGAAAAAAGAATATTGGTTCGTCATCATCACTTATATTGCCATGCAATTATCCAGTATTGTTGGGGTACCCATTTTCATGCTGATCGGGTCTTATACCGGAATGCCGGCTGATGAACTCGAAGTGAAGTCTGCAGCATACTGGATAGTTTTCAGTTTTCTCGCTGCTTTATTCTTGATTCTTTTTTTAATGAGAAAAGATATGAGGGAAAAGTTGGACACGAGAAATCAAACTTCCGTTCCCATGTCCGTATTATGGTCAATTGCAGGAGTTTTCATGGCTCTTTTTGCGCAAAGCATTGCCGGCAGCATTGAACAAATGCTTGGGGTGGAGTCTGAATCTGAAAATACGCAGCAACTCATTTCACTCATTTACAAAGTCCCCATGGTCATTTTCGTCACTTCAGTAATTGGACCTATATTGGAAGAATTAATTTTCCGGAAAATCATTTTCGGATCACTTCATAAACGCTTTAACTTCTTTATTTCAGCTTTAATCAGCTCAGTTATTTTCGGCTTGGCGCATGGTGAATTTGAACATCTTCTTTTATATACAGCAATGGGCTTCACCTTTGCTTTCCTTTATGCAAAAACAGGCCGCATTCTCGTTTCCATGAGCGCTCATATTGCAATGAATACGCTTGTTATCATCCTTCAAGTGGTATATCGGGAGGATATTGAGAAGATGCTAGATACTGCACAGGCCTTCATCGGAGGTTTATTATGA
- a CDS encoding YdiK family protein, whose amino-acid sequence MKRQSPLFMGIIYAGLGALFTAIAIQTVNSSGWGIFAYILVLIATLDFGSGLRMIMLHFKIKAAQKNKKK is encoded by the coding sequence ATGAAACGTCAATCACCATTATTCATGGGCATCATCTATGCAGGCTTAGGAGCTCTTTTTACAGCTATCGCGATTCAAACCGTCAATTCTTCCGGATGGGGAATCTTTGCCTACATACTTGTCCTTATTGCAACTCTTGACTTTGGATCGGGATTACGCATGATCATGCTGCACTTTAAGATTAAAGCCGCACAAAAAAATAAGAAAAAATAA
- the groES gene encoding co-chaperone GroES encodes MLKPLGDRVIIELVQTEEKTASGIVLPDTAKEKPQEGKVVAVGTGRVLENGERVALEVAQGDLIIFSKYAGTEVKYEDTEYLILRESDILAVIG; translated from the coding sequence TTGTTAAAACCATTAGGTGATCGCGTTATTATTGAACTAGTTCAAACTGAAGAAAAAACTGCAAGCGGTATTGTTCTTCCTGATACTGCTAAAGAAAAGCCACAAGAAGGTAAGGTAGTAGCAGTTGGTACTGGCCGTGTCCTTGAAAATGGCGAACGTGTTGCTTTAGAGGTTGCCCAAGGCGATCTAATTATCTTCTCAAAATATGCAGGTACTGAAGTTAAATACGAAGACACTGAATACTTAATTTTACGTGAAAGCGACATTCTAGCTGTTATCGGCTAA
- the tsaB gene encoding tRNA (adenosine(37)-N6)-threonylcarbamoyltransferase complex dimerization subunit type 1 TsaB has protein sequence MKVLAIDTSNFTLGIALVNGSQVIGEYTTNLKKNHSVRVMPAIETLLRDCDTKPKELTKIVVAQGPGSYTGVRIGVTIAKSLAWTLQIPLSGVSSLEVLAANGRYFNGLISPLFDARRGQIYTGLYEMEKDSLKTVIEDCNILSSDWAIQLKELNRPVLFVGQDVDIHRDAITDALGELAVFAPVQSYNSRPSELAFIGLDKTEVDVHQFVPNYIRMAEAEAKWLEQQGK, from the coding sequence ATGAAGGTTTTAGCTATAGATACATCGAATTTTACATTAGGGATTGCACTGGTTAACGGGAGTCAAGTAATTGGCGAGTATACGACGAACTTAAAGAAAAATCATTCGGTGCGGGTAATGCCAGCAATTGAAACGTTGCTGAGGGATTGTGATACTAAACCGAAGGAATTGACTAAGATAGTGGTCGCTCAAGGTCCAGGCTCCTATACAGGGGTCAGGATTGGAGTGACGATTGCGAAAAGCTTGGCCTGGACGCTTCAGATTCCGTTATCAGGTGTTTCCAGCTTAGAGGTTTTAGCTGCTAATGGACGTTATTTTAACGGGTTGATATCTCCCTTATTCGATGCAAGAAGAGGGCAGATTTATACTGGATTATATGAAATGGAAAAGGATTCTCTAAAGACAGTCATTGAAGATTGTAATATACTATCCTCTGATTGGGCGATTCAATTGAAGGAATTAAATCGTCCTGTTTTATTTGTTGGTCAAGATGTGGACATCCATCGGGATGCAATTACGGATGCATTAGGCGAATTAGCGGTATTTGCTCCAGTACAGTCATATAATTCAAGGCCAAGCGAACTGGCCTTTATTGGCCTTGATAAGACTGAAGTGGATGTTCACCAGTTTGTACCGAATTATATCCGGATGGCTGAAGCAGAAGCTAAGTGGCTTGAACAGCAGGGGAAATAA
- the groL gene encoding chaperonin GroEL (60 kDa chaperone family; promotes refolding of misfolded polypeptides especially under stressful conditions; forms two stacked rings of heptamers to form a barrel-shaped 14mer; ends can be capped by GroES; misfolded proteins enter the barrel where they are refolded when GroES binds) has protein sequence MAKEIKFSEEARRSMLRGVDALADAVKVTLGPKGRNVVLEKKFGSPLITNDGVTIAKEIELEDAFENMGAKLVAEVASKTNDVAGDGTTTATVLAQAMIREGLKNVTAGANPMGIRKGIEKAVNTAIAELKAISQPVENKESIAQVAAISSADEEVGQLIAEAMERVGNDGVITIEESKGFTTELDVVEGMQFDRGYASPYMVTDSDKMEAVLENPYILITDKKITNIQEILPVLEQVVQQGKPLLLIAEDVEGEALATLVVNKLRGTFNAVAVKAPGFGDRRKAMLEDIAALTGGEVITEEIGLDLKSATIDSLGRASKVVVTKENTTIVEGAGNTAQIQARVNQIRVQLEETTSEFDREKLQERLAKLAGGVAVIKVGAATETELKERKLRIEDALNSTRAAVEEGIVAGGGTALLNVYNKIAEIQAEGDVATGVKIVLRAIEEPVRQIAHNAGLEGSVIVERLKGEAVGTGFNAATGEWVNMIASGIVDPTKVTRSALQNAGSVAAMFLTTEAVVADKPEPAGAGGMGMPDMGGMGGMGGMM, from the coding sequence ATGGCTAAAGAAATTAAATTTAGTGAAGAAGCTCGCCGCTCCATGCTTCGTGGTGTGGACGCACTTGCAGATGCAGTTAAAGTAACGCTTGGACCAAAAGGTCGTAACGTGGTTCTTGAGAAAAAATTCGGTTCACCGCTTATCACAAATGACGGTGTGACGATCGCTAAAGAAATCGAATTAGAAGATGCATTCGAAAACATGGGTGCGAAATTGGTTGCTGAAGTAGCAAGCAAAACAAACGACGTAGCTGGTGACGGTACAACTACTGCAACGGTTCTTGCTCAAGCGATGATCCGTGAAGGTCTTAAAAACGTAACAGCTGGTGCTAACCCAATGGGTATCCGTAAAGGAATCGAGAAAGCGGTCAATACTGCAATTGCAGAATTGAAAGCCATTTCCCAACCTGTTGAAAACAAAGAATCAATCGCACAAGTTGCTGCCATCTCTTCAGCTGATGAAGAAGTGGGACAACTGATTGCGGAAGCAATGGAGCGCGTTGGTAACGACGGCGTCATCACAATCGAAGAGTCTAAAGGTTTCACAACTGAGTTGGACGTAGTAGAAGGTATGCAGTTCGATCGTGGGTATGCTTCTCCATACATGGTTACTGATTCAGATAAAATGGAAGCTGTCCTTGAGAATCCATATATCTTGATCACAGATAAAAAAATCACGAATATCCAAGAAATCCTTCCTGTACTTGAGCAAGTTGTTCAACAAGGGAAACCGCTATTATTGATTGCTGAAGATGTAGAAGGCGAAGCGCTTGCAACTCTTGTTGTGAACAAACTTCGTGGAACATTCAACGCAGTTGCGGTTAAAGCTCCTGGATTCGGTGACCGTCGTAAAGCAATGCTTGAAGACATCGCAGCTCTTACAGGCGGCGAAGTAATCACTGAAGAAATCGGACTTGACCTTAAATCTGCAACAATCGATTCATTAGGCCGTGCGTCTAAAGTGGTTGTTACAAAAGAAAATACAACGATCGTTGAAGGTGCTGGAAATACAGCTCAAATTCAAGCTCGTGTAAACCAAATCCGTGTTCAATTAGAAGAAACAACTTCTGAATTCGACCGTGAAAAATTACAAGAACGCCTTGCTAAATTAGCTGGTGGCGTAGCGGTAATCAAAGTCGGTGCAGCTACTGAAACGGAATTAAAAGAACGTAAACTTCGTATTGAAGATGCATTGAACTCCACTCGTGCCGCTGTTGAAGAAGGCATCGTAGCCGGTGGTGGTACAGCACTTCTTAACGTATACAATAAAATCGCTGAAATTCAAGCGGAAGGCGACGTAGCAACAGGCGTGAAAATCGTTCTTCGTGCCATCGAAGAGCCTGTTCGTCAAATCGCTCACAATGCTGGACTTGAAGGCTCTGTAATCGTAGAGCGCCTTAAAGGCGAAGCAGTAGGTACTGGCTTCAACGCAGCTACTGGCGAATGGGTCAACATGATTGCATCCGGTATCGTCGATCCTACTAAAGTAACTCGTTCAGCTCTACAAAACGCTGGTTCTGTAGCAGCTATGTTCTTAACAACAGAAGCTGTTGTTGCTGACAAACCAGAACCTGCTGGTGCTGGCGGCATGGGCATGCCTGATATGGGCGGCATGGGCGGCATGGGCGGCATGATGTAA
- a CDS encoding SprT family protein: MDNRQLQKLVEETSLKDFKKAFRHQASFNPRLRTTGGRYLLRSHNIEINKKYLEERGVEEIIGIIKHELCHYHLHIEKKGYQHRDADFKHLLKKVGAPRFCEALPSNQLKKKMNTIQYKCEDCQQVYIRKKRIDTTRFVCGKCRGTLIYQGFRE, from the coding sequence ATGGATAATCGGCAATTGCAAAAACTAGTAGAAGAAACTTCGTTGAAAGACTTTAAAAAGGCCTTTAGACACCAAGCCAGTTTTAATCCGCGTCTCCGAACAACAGGAGGCCGATACTTGCTCCGTTCACACAATATAGAAATCAATAAGAAATATCTTGAAGAACGCGGTGTGGAAGAAATCATTGGAATCATTAAGCATGAATTGTGCCATTATCATCTGCACATCGAGAAGAAAGGGTACCAGCATCGTGATGCTGACTTTAAGCATTTACTCAAAAAAGTGGGGGCACCGAGATTTTGCGAGGCGCTACCGTCTAACCAATTAAAGAAAAAGATGAATACTATTCAATATAAATGTGAAGACTGTCAGCAGGTGTATATAAGAAAAAAACGAATCGACACTACCCGTTTCGTTTGTGGTAAATGTCGTGGAACATTGATTTACCAAGGGTTTAGGGAGTGA
- a CDS encoding ATP-binding cassette domain-containing protein, with product MILLQINQLSKYYGAELILSNMKLEVQNKDRIALVGRNGAGKSTLLKIIAGQLSHDGGEIIKPKGVTIGYMAQDTGLESELTIWDEMLTVFTDLIEQEKELRRLEADMARPDIFENETIYQKVLNEYDTLMVAFKEKGGYQYEADIRSVLHGLQFADFDYSTPISTLSGGQKTRLALGKLLLRKPDILILDEPTNHLDIETLSWLEQYLQSYQGAVLIVSHDRYFLDKVVNLVYEISRNNMKKYHGNYSSYLEGKAEDYERDMKLFEKQQGEIEKLRDFVQRNITRASTTKRAQSRRKQLEKMDLLDKPQGDEKSANFSFQIERQSGNEVLHLQDLAIGYEGETVSKNINSRMTKGESIALVGPNGVGKSTLLKTIISNLPALSGDFRFGTNVEVSYYDQEQANLVSNKRVLNELWDDYPLKPEKDIRTVLGNFLFSGDDVLKIVSTLSGGEKARLALAKMMMEKGNFLILDEPTNHLDLDSKLVLENALIDYPGTILFVSHDRYFINRIATKVIELSKDGNEEFLGDYDYYLEKKQEQAEIQALEQQDQAKTLDTAVEKTNYKIDKEAKKAERQRKRRIEEIETAMELLETEINEYNDLLCDPNVFQDHEKVMEVQAKLDNAQESLDQLLEEWAELEE from the coding sequence ATGATTTTATTACAAATCAATCAACTATCGAAATATTATGGAGCTGAACTTATTTTATCAAATATGAAGCTCGAAGTTCAAAATAAAGATCGAATTGCACTTGTCGGCCGAAATGGCGCCGGTAAATCCACTTTGCTAAAAATCATAGCCGGGCAGCTTTCCCATGATGGCGGTGAAATAATCAAACCAAAAGGCGTCACCATCGGCTATATGGCCCAGGATACGGGATTGGAATCCGAACTGACCATTTGGGATGAGATGCTGACTGTATTCACGGACCTTATAGAGCAAGAAAAGGAACTGCGTCGCCTTGAGGCTGATATGGCCAGACCTGACATCTTTGAAAACGAAACAATTTACCAAAAAGTGCTGAATGAATACGACACTTTGATGGTGGCATTCAAAGAGAAGGGCGGTTATCAATATGAAGCGGATATCCGTTCCGTATTGCATGGACTTCAGTTTGCTGACTTTGACTATTCTACCCCAATTTCCACTTTAAGCGGTGGGCAAAAAACAAGGCTTGCATTAGGAAAACTGCTTTTAAGGAAACCGGATATATTGATTCTGGATGAGCCGACGAACCATTTGGATATCGAAACCCTCTCTTGGCTTGAACAATATTTACAAAGCTACCAGGGAGCTGTCCTTATTGTTTCCCATGACCGTTATTTTTTAGATAAAGTAGTAAACCTGGTATATGAGATTTCCCGGAATAACATGAAAAAATACCATGGTAATTATAGTTCTTACCTAGAGGGAAAAGCGGAAGATTATGAGCGGGACATGAAACTGTTCGAGAAGCAACAAGGGGAAATTGAAAAGCTTCGCGACTTTGTCCAACGTAATATCACAAGGGCTTCCACCACGAAAAGAGCACAAAGCAGACGCAAACAGCTCGAAAAGATGGATCTATTGGACAAGCCGCAAGGTGATGAAAAATCCGCGAATTTTTCTTTTCAAATTGAAAGGCAAAGCGGAAATGAAGTACTCCACCTTCAGGACCTGGCTATCGGATACGAAGGGGAAACTGTATCAAAGAATATAAATTCCCGGATGACAAAAGGAGAGAGCATAGCTCTTGTTGGCCCAAATGGAGTCGGAAAATCAACGTTACTGAAAACGATCATCTCTAATCTGCCTGCACTTTCTGGGGACTTCCGTTTTGGAACGAACGTAGAAGTCAGCTACTACGATCAAGAACAAGCTAACCTTGTTTCCAATAAACGCGTACTCAATGAATTATGGGACGACTATCCCCTTAAACCGGAAAAGGACATTCGCACCGTACTCGGTAATTTCCTATTTAGCGGGGACGATGTTTTGAAAATCGTTTCCACACTAAGCGGGGGCGAAAAGGCTCGGCTTGCGCTAGCCAAAATGATGATGGAAAAAGGGAATTTTTTAATTCTTGATGAACCAACAAACCATTTGGACCTCGATAGTAAATTGGTGCTTGAAAACGCATTGATCGATTATCCGGGAACTATTCTATTCGTTTCACATGACCGTTATTTCATAAATCGGATAGCAACGAAAGTGATAGAACTCTCCAAAGACGGCAATGAAGAATTCCTCGGTGATTATGATTACTATTTAGAGAAGAAACAGGAGCAAGCGGAAATCCAAGCACTTGAACAGCAGGATCAGGCGAAAACATTAGATACAGCCGTAGAAAAAACAAATTACAAAATTGATAAAGAAGCAAAAAAAGCTGAACGCCAGCGAAAACGTCGCATTGAGGAAATCGAGACAGCCATGGAGCTTCTTGAAACCGAAATAAACGAATATAATGACCTCCTTTGTGATCCAAATGTTTTCCAGGATCACGAAAAAGTAATGGAAGTCCAAGCAAAGCTTGATAATGCACAGGAAAGTTTGGACCAGCTTCTCGAAGAATGGGCTGAACTGGAAGAATGA